From the Robertmurraya sp. FSL R5-0851 genome, the window CTCGTCTATTATTCCTTGTGTATTAAGCCAGTGAAAAAAGTTTATTAAATAATATTCCATTCTATAAACGTAATTAGAATCTAACTTACCTGCACGTGCCCTTAAAGAAAGGAGGGATATATATTTTGAACCATGAATTAGTTTTAGTCCGAACAACCCTTTTTCATTCAAAGGAAGAAAATCTCTATGTCCCTTTTCTACTTGTTTTATAATAAAGTTTAGAAACTTTGTTAGTTCAGACGCTGCATTTCTTTGATTACTTAAAGAACCTGATTTCCTTCTATACATACCCTTTATGTAGTTTGTTATGGGTGAAGGATATATTTTATTAGTTTTTTCATCTCTTAACCCAATACCAATTACTTGTTTTTTAAAAATCTCCCCTTCAAAAAAATCCATTGTTGCAAATTCCACGACAGTATATTTATACTTCATTTGACCCTTAAACATTTTTCCCCCCACTCGAATTAACTCCATATAATATTTAATGGATATAATTTTGGATTAATGATATATAAAGGTTTATCGACCAAAATAGTAAATAATTTATTATTACCTCCAAATATAGTTATACAACTACTTTCAAAGTCGTTCCTTTGAACACTTAAAAGGATTGCTAGCACCATTGTTTCCTTATTGGAATGTGACCACCATCGATGCGTATGAACTAGGTTCTGTTTCAAGCAGAAAACGTGGATACGCAGTGGCTTTCAGAGAGGAAACGGACTTTCAATTTCCTACTATCCCTAAGCTGCCCGAGCATAAGCGACTGACGGTCGGACAAGTGCTAGGTAAGGATTGGGAAGAAGGGGATTGGAGAACGATTAAAGGGTCTACCATGGAGCATTTGCTATCAAAGGATGGAAAAAAGAACAATTTTAGCGCTCACAAAAATCGTACTTTAGTCGGTTTGGAGGACAAGAAGATATCTTGTATCATTGCGAATTACGCAAAAATCAATGTAACTTCTAGTTATTTCAAACATCCTGAGAATCCTGATTTATGGAGATTGTTCCGTTCGGATGAATTAGCTCGATTTTTAGATGTACCTGACAGTTTCTCGTTTCCAGAATTCATTTCTGAAAACCAACGAGCTGCGCTACTTGGTCAATCAGTTTCGGGTAATGTCGTTCGGGCAATCGGGATAGAAGTGGCTTATTCATTGATGAAGCAGAGGGTTCAACAATCAGTGGAACGTCAAATGACCATTCCATTGGAGCAAAACCAAAACAATCAGCTAGCCTTCATTATTTAGGCTACGGCAGGAGGAATTACTATGCTATATGTTAGCGGTAGATCAACCAATTTTTATTGGATTTTCTATAAAGTAGAAACAAATAAATTCATAATTACCAATGATGAAGAGTTAAAAAATGGAGCATTAGGTGATTTATTAGACGATGGATATGAAATCATTTGGGATAGTGCTCTTTCAAAGGACATAGCAAAGGAACTAGTCATGGAACAGATTCATACTTTCCTAGATTGGTATCAAAGGGATATTCCGCTCGAACGCTTACTATTGGAGGAACCAAAGCCTTTAATGTTAGAAACAGTGCCTCTTAGCTTTAAACAGGCTTGTGAGTTTATAAACACCCATCATCGTCATCATCAAGCTCCCCAGGGGCATCGTTTTAGTGTTGGTCTTAGTGATGGGAAAGACTTAGTAGGTGTGGCCATAGCTGGAAATCCGGTTAATCGTTATCTAGATGATTCACGAACCTTAGAGATTACTAGATGTTGTATGAAAAGCAGCATTTATAAAAATGGTGTGTCGAAGTTGCTATCCGCAGTTTATCAAGCGGGAAAAGCGCTCGGGTATAAGCGGATTATTTCGTATACATTGGAGGAAGAGACAGGTATCTCCCTTAAAGCTAGTGGGTTTTACCTCGATGGTATCAGTGAGGGTGGTTCTTGGAATTGTCGTTCAAGAAAGAGAACTGATAAAGCTCCTACTGGACCAAAGAAAAGATGGGTTAAGAAAATTAGTTAATTAAGGGGGAACTGTTATGGATTTATTGACAAGCTTGCTCCAACTACCGTCCTTATGGATGTTAGTTCTAGGAGTGATAGCATTGATCGTGGTCGTGAAAGTAATTCGCTCAGTAGTTGGAGCTATTACTGGACTAGTGTTCGCTGTCATTGGTTTAATCCGAATTTATTCGTTTTTAAGCGATAAGTTCTAATCATAATACAGGAATCAGAGAAGAGTTTATAAGCTCTTCTCTTTTTTATGGGAGGAAATAAAAATGTATCTAGAATATACCGTAA encodes:
- a CDS encoding XF1762 family protein, with product MLYVSGRSTNFYWIFYKVETNKFIITNDEELKNGALGDLLDDGYEIIWDSALSKDIAKELVMEQIHTFLDWYQRDIPLERLLLEEPKPLMLETVPLSFKQACEFINTHHRHHQAPQGHRFSVGLSDGKDLVGVAIAGNPVNRYLDDSRTLEITRCCMKSSIYKNGVSKLLSAVYQAGKALGYKRIISYTLEEETGISLKASGFYLDGISEGGSWNCRSRKRTDKAPTGPKKRWVKKIS
- a CDS encoding DNA cytosine methyltransferase; the protein is MFPYWNVTTIDAYELGSVSSRKRGYAVAFREETDFQFPTIPKLPEHKRLTVGQVLGKDWEEGDWRTIKGSTMEHLLSKDGKKNNFSAHKNRTLVGLEDKKISCIIANYAKINVTSSYFKHPENPDLWRLFRSDELARFLDVPDSFSFPEFISENQRAALLGQSVSGNVVRAIGIEVAYSLMKQRVQQSVERQMTIPLEQNQNNQLAFII